One part of the Esox lucius isolate fEsoLuc1 chromosome 10, fEsoLuc1.pri, whole genome shotgun sequence genome encodes these proteins:
- the rims3 gene encoding regulating synaptic membrane exocytosis protein 3, producing the protein MMLSSSVEVPSPSHGGLPDVSGMTAAAARNVIRSSSISGAMYNLEKSPGAASGPGEAGTLAGNKKRRSSLGAKMVAIVGLSQWSKSTLQLNQQEERAKKLRSTIRRSTETGIAVEMRNRVTRQGSKESTDGSTNSNSSEGTFIFPPTRMGPESQFSDFLDGLGPAQIVGRQTLATPSMGDVHVGMVDRAGHLEVEVNQARGLIPKPGSKNIPATYVKVYLLENGACLAKKKTRVVKKTLDPTYQQPLLFEDSPQGKVLQVIVWGDYGRLDHKCFMGMAQIMLDDLDLGATVSGWYKLFPTSSLADPSIGPLTRRLSQSSLDSCATSPSCT; encoded by the exons ATGATGCTCAGCAGTTCTGTCGAGGTTCCCAGTCCGAGCCATGGAGGCCTGCCCGACGTCTCCGGGATGACGGCGGCCGCGGCCAGGAACGTCATCCGGTCCTCCAGCATCTCGGGAGCCATGTACAACCTGGAGAAAAGCCCTGGGGCCGCCAGCGGGCCGGGTGAGGCGGGAACCCTGGCCGGGAACAAGAAGAGACGCTCCAGTCTGGGGGCCAAGATGGTGGCCATCGTGGGGTTGTCGCAGTGGAGCAAAAGCACCTTGCAGCTCAACCAGCAAG AGGAACGAGCGAAGAAGCTGCGCAGCACAATCAGACGGAGCACGGAGACGGGCATTGCGGTGGAAATGAGAAACCGTGTTACGCGACAGGGCAGCAAGGAGTCCACTGACGGCAGCACCAACTCCAACAGCTCCGAGGGAAC TTTTATCTTTCCTCCTACTCGTATGGGTCCGGAGAGCCAGTTCAGTGACTTCCTGGATGGATTAGGCCCCGCCCAGATTGTAGGCCGGCAGACGCTGGCCACACCCTCCATGG GTGATGTCCACGTGGGCATGGTAGACAGAGCTGGACACCTAGAGGTGGAGGTGAACCAGGCCAGAGGACTGATCCCTAAACCAGGGTCAAAGAACATCCCAG CGACATACGTGAAGGTGTACCTGTTGGAGAACGGGGCATGTCTGGCTAAGAAGAAAACCAGAGTGGTGAAGAAGACTCTAGATCCTACGTACCAACAGCCCCTGCTGTTTGAAGACAGTCCTCAGGGAAAGGTTCTACAG GTGATTGTTTGGGGCGACTATGGGCGGTTGGATCACAAGTGCTTCATGGGCATGGCTCAGATCATGCTGGATGACTTGGACCTCGGCGCCACCGTGAGTGGGTGGTACAAACTGTTCCCCACCTCATCCCTAGCGGACCCCAGCATTGGACCGCTCACGCGGCGACTTTCCCAGTCCTCATTGGATAGTTGTGCCACCAGCCCCTCCTGTACCTAG